The Thermococcus thermotolerans genome contains a region encoding:
- a CDS encoding RNA-binding protein — MGKIRAHHVRITTFIHATEDEDKVLEAIGTFIPEEIDDEDVIFDIDETTGFFGNPIRVVNVEIKRSRAVRKFIDHFKELLSEGDRRYIIENLDEKVDEEGTLYVRFNKQKAYLGEPEIDEGGDTIQVKIKVKAFPMRKEAVVKAVREWLGE, encoded by the coding sequence ATGGGGAAGATACGGGCGCATCACGTCAGGATTACCACCTTCATACACGCCACCGAGGACGAGGACAAGGTTCTTGAGGCGATAGGGACGTTCATCCCCGAGGAGATAGACGACGAGGACGTCATCTTTGACATAGACGAGACCACTGGATTCTTCGGCAACCCCATCAGGGTCGTCAACGTGGAGATAAAGCGGAGCAGGGCCGTCAGGAAGTTCATTGACCACTTCAAGGAGCTGCTGAGCGAGGGGGACAGGCGCTACATCATCGAGAACCTCGATGAGAAGGTGGACGAGGAGGGAACACTCTACGTGAGGTTCAACAAGCAGAAAGCTTACCTCGGCGAGCCGGAGATAGACGAGGGCGGCGACACCATCCAGGTCAAGATAAAGGTCAAGGCCTTCCCGATGAGGAAGGAAGCGGTCGTCAAAGCCGTCAGGGAGTGGTTAGGGGAATGA
- a CDS encoding RNase J family beta-CASP ribonuclease, with protein MIKIHTVSGYEEVGKNMTAVEYNGEVVIIDMGIRLDRVLIHEDVNIQQFPTKELQKLGAIPDDSSIRNKKVVAITFTHGHLDHIGAVAKLAPHYPDVPIYGTPYTIRLAKGEIKSEQYFEVKNPMYETEYGEIVQVSENLAVEFVRITHSIPQSAMVVVHTPEGAVIHTGDFKFDNNNPLGERPDYKRLKELGKEGVKVLIAESTRVAEPTKTPSEAVAQMLLEDFFLYEGMEADGLIATTFASHISRLQELIWIANKMGRQAVLVGRSLAKYTGIAKQLGLIKMKGAKAVRSPNAVRKVLKEVSQARENYLLIVTGHQGEPGAVLTRMANGELYDIGKRDIVVFSAGTIPNPLNRAQRYVLETKLKMKGVRMIKDLHVSGHASREDHRYLIRMLNPENIVPAHGEFRMLTHYAELAEEEGYLIGRDVFVSRNGYMVEIR; from the coding sequence ATGATAAAAATCCACACAGTTAGCGGTTACGAGGAAGTAGGCAAGAACATGACCGCCGTCGAATACAACGGGGAAGTCGTTATAATTGACATGGGGATAAGGCTTGACCGCGTTCTCATCCATGAGGACGTCAACATCCAGCAGTTCCCCACGAAGGAACTCCAGAAGCTCGGCGCAATTCCTGACGATTCTTCAATCAGAAACAAGAAGGTTGTCGCCATAACCTTCACCCACGGTCACCTCGACCATATCGGCGCGGTGGCCAAGCTCGCCCCCCACTACCCGGACGTTCCGATATACGGCACGCCCTACACGATAAGGCTCGCGAAGGGTGAAATCAAGAGCGAGCAGTACTTCGAGGTCAAGAACCCGATGTACGAGACCGAGTACGGCGAGATAGTCCAGGTGAGTGAGAACCTGGCGGTAGAGTTCGTCAGGATAACCCACTCCATTCCGCAGTCTGCCATGGTCGTTGTCCACACTCCCGAGGGGGCCGTGATCCACACCGGCGACTTCAAGTTCGACAACAACAACCCTCTCGGCGAGAGGCCCGACTACAAACGCCTGAAGGAGCTCGGGAAGGAGGGCGTCAAGGTTCTTATAGCCGAGTCAACCCGCGTCGCTGAACCAACCAAGACGCCGAGCGAGGCCGTTGCCCAGATGCTCCTTGAGGACTTCTTCCTCTACGAGGGCATGGAGGCGGACGGGCTTATAGCGACGACCTTCGCCAGCCACATTTCTCGCCTTCAGGAGCTCATATGGATAGCCAACAAGATGGGCAGGCAGGCCGTTCTGGTCGGCCGCTCGCTCGCCAAGTACACAGGAATAGCCAAGCAGCTCGGCCTCATCAAGATGAAGGGTGCAAAAGCTGTGAGGAGCCCCAACGCCGTCAGGAAGGTTCTCAAGGAGGTTTCTCAAGCAAGGGAGAACTATCTGCTGATAGTCACCGGGCACCAGGGAGAGCCCGGGGCCGTTCTTACCAGAATGGCCAACGGTGAGCTCTACGACATCGGCAAGAGAGACATCGTGGTTTTCTCCGCTGGAACGATACCCAATCCACTCAACAGGGCCCAGCGCTACGTCCTCGAAACCAAGCTCAAGATGAAGGGTGTCAGAATGATAAAGGACTTACACGTCAGCGGTCATGCCAGCAGGGAGGACCACCGCTACCTCATCAGGATGCTCAATCCCGAGAACATAGTTCCGGCGCACGGTGAGTTCAGGATGCTCACCCACTACGCGGAATTGGCTGAGGAGGAAGGTTACCTCATCGGCAGGGACGTCTTCGTGTCGAGGAACGGCTACATGGTCGAAATACGCTGA
- the leuS gene encoding leucine--tRNA ligase encodes MAELNFKAIEEKWQKRWLEEKAFEPKANEKPKEKKFYITVAFPYLSGHLHVGHARTYTIPDVIARFKRMQGYNVLFPMAWHITGAPIVGIAERIKQRDPKTIHIYRDVYKVPEEVLWKFEDPKEIVRYFMKAAKETFIRAGFSVDWTREFHTTSLFPPFSKFIEWQFWTLKEEGLVVKGAHRVRWDPVVGTPLGDHDIMEGEDVQILDYIIIKFILEENGEEIYMPAATLRPETVYGVTNMWLNPEATYVKAKVKRGEKVETWIISKEAAYKLSFQDREIEVIEEFKGERLIGKYVKNPVTGDEVIILPAEFVDPDNATGVVMSVPAHAPFDHVALEDLKKETEILLKYDIDPRVVEEISYISLIKLEGYGDFPAVEEAERLGVKSQKDVEKLEEATKNIYKAEYHKGVFKIEPYAGKSVQEAKDLIAKELQEKGIAEIMYEFAEKPVISRFGNQAVIKIIHDQWFIDYGNPEWKEKAREALAEMTIYPESRRAQFEAVIEWLDKKACARKVGLGTPLPWDPDWVIESLSDSTIYMAYYTISRHMNRLREEGKLDPEKLGREFFDYLFLEEFSEEREKELEEKTGIPAEVIHEMKEEFEYWYPLDWRCSAKDLIPNHLTFFIFNHTAIFRKKHWPRGIAVNGFGTLEGTKMSKSKGNVLNFIDAIEENGADVVRLYIMGLAEHDSDFDWRRKEVGKLRRQVERFYELVSEFSNYEAKEGVELKDIDRWMLHRLNKAIKGATKALEEFRTRTAVQWAFYSILNDLRWYMRRTEDRDDEAKRFVLRKLAEVWVRLMAPFTPHISEELWEKLGGEGFVSLAKWPEPAPEWWNETVEAEEEFVKNLIEDIKEIIRVAKIEDAKRAYVYTAPEWKWRVVEVVAEKRDFKGAMAELMKDPEMRKHGKEISKLIQRLIKDRAFEIKRINEEKALREAKDFMEKELGIEIIINPEEDKGGKKKAAMPLKPAVFVE; translated from the coding sequence ATGGCTGAGCTTAACTTCAAGGCCATTGAGGAGAAGTGGCAGAAGCGCTGGCTGGAGGAGAAGGCCTTTGAGCCGAAGGCAAATGAGAAGCCCAAGGAGAAGAAGTTCTACATCACGGTCGCCTTCCCGTACCTCTCGGGACACCTCCACGTCGGCCACGCGAGAACCTATACTATCCCAGATGTCATAGCGCGATTCAAGCGCATGCAGGGCTACAACGTGCTGTTCCCCATGGCATGGCACATCACCGGAGCGCCGATAGTCGGAATCGCCGAGAGGATAAAGCAGCGCGACCCCAAGACGATACACATCTACCGCGACGTCTACAAGGTGCCGGAGGAGGTACTCTGGAAGTTTGAAGACCCAAAGGAAATCGTTAGGTACTTCATGAAGGCCGCGAAGGAGACCTTCATCAGGGCAGGCTTCTCCGTTGACTGGACGCGCGAGTTCCACACGACGAGTCTGTTCCCGCCCTTCAGCAAGTTCATAGAGTGGCAGTTCTGGACGCTCAAGGAGGAGGGACTGGTCGTCAAGGGCGCCCACAGGGTCAGATGGGACCCCGTTGTGGGCACTCCACTCGGCGACCACGACATAATGGAGGGGGAAGACGTTCAAATACTCGATTACATCATCATCAAGTTCATCCTGGAGGAGAACGGTGAGGAAATCTACATGCCCGCCGCGACGCTGAGGCCGGAAACGGTCTACGGCGTCACCAACATGTGGCTGAACCCCGAGGCAACCTACGTGAAGGCCAAAGTCAAGCGCGGCGAGAAGGTCGAGACGTGGATAATCAGCAAAGAGGCAGCTTACAAGCTCTCCTTCCAGGACAGGGAGATTGAGGTCATCGAGGAGTTCAAGGGTGAGAGGCTGATCGGAAAATACGTGAAGAACCCAGTCACCGGCGACGAGGTCATAATCCTGCCGGCAGAGTTCGTTGACCCGGACAACGCGACAGGAGTCGTCATGAGCGTTCCGGCCCATGCCCCCTTTGACCACGTGGCCTTGGAAGACCTCAAGAAGGAGACCGAGATTCTGCTGAAGTACGACATCGATCCGCGCGTTGTTGAGGAGATAAGCTACATCTCGCTGATCAAGCTGGAAGGCTACGGCGACTTCCCAGCCGTGGAAGAGGCGGAGAGGCTCGGCGTGAAGAGCCAGAAGGACGTTGAGAAGCTCGAAGAGGCAACTAAGAACATCTACAAGGCCGAGTACCACAAGGGAGTCTTCAAGATAGAGCCCTACGCCGGTAAGTCCGTCCAGGAGGCGAAGGACCTGATAGCGAAGGAGCTCCAGGAGAAGGGCATCGCCGAGATAATGTACGAGTTCGCGGAAAAGCCGGTCATCTCGCGCTTCGGCAACCAGGCGGTCATCAAGATAATCCACGACCAGTGGTTCATAGACTATGGAAACCCCGAGTGGAAGGAGAAGGCGAGGGAAGCTCTGGCGGAGATGACGATTTACCCCGAGAGCAGAAGGGCGCAGTTCGAGGCGGTAATAGAGTGGCTCGACAAGAAGGCCTGTGCGAGGAAAGTTGGCCTCGGAACGCCGCTCCCGTGGGACCCGGACTGGGTCATCGAGAGCCTGAGCGACTCGACTATCTACATGGCCTACTACACCATAAGCAGGCACATGAACAGGCTGAGGGAAGAAGGTAAACTCGACCCGGAGAAGCTCGGCAGGGAGTTCTTCGACTATCTGTTCCTGGAGGAGTTCAGCGAAGAGCGCGAGAAGGAACTTGAGGAGAAGACAGGAATCCCGGCAGAGGTTATCCACGAGATGAAGGAGGAGTTCGAGTACTGGTACCCGCTCGACTGGCGCTGCTCAGCGAAAGACCTGATACCGAACCACCTGACGTTCTTCATCTTCAACCACACGGCCATATTCAGGAAGAAGCACTGGCCGAGAGGCATCGCCGTCAACGGCTTCGGAACGCTGGAAGGCACCAAGATGAGCAAGAGCAAGGGCAACGTGCTGAACTTCATAGATGCAATCGAGGAGAACGGTGCCGATGTGGTGAGGCTCTACATCATGGGACTGGCCGAGCACGACAGCGACTTCGACTGGCGCAGGAAGGAGGTCGGAAAGCTCCGCAGGCAGGTCGAGCGCTTCTACGAGTTGGTAAGCGAGTTCTCGAACTATGAGGCTAAAGAGGGCGTAGAGCTGAAGGACATCGACAGGTGGATGCTGCACCGCCTGAACAAGGCCATCAAGGGAGCCACCAAGGCCCTGGAGGAGTTCAGGACGAGGACTGCCGTGCAGTGGGCATTCTACAGCATCCTCAACGACCTGCGCTGGTACATGAGGAGAACCGAGGACAGGGACGACGAGGCGAAGCGCTTCGTCCTGAGGAAGCTCGCCGAGGTCTGGGTCAGGCTGATGGCGCCGTTCACACCGCACATCAGCGAGGAGCTGTGGGAGAAGCTCGGTGGGGAGGGTTTCGTCAGCCTGGCGAAGTGGCCGGAGCCGGCTCCGGAGTGGTGGAACGAGACGGTCGAGGCCGAGGAGGAGTTCGTCAAGAACCTCATCGAGGACATCAAGGAGATTATCAGGGTTGCCAAGATAGAGGACGCCAAGAGGGCCTACGTCTACACGGCCCCGGAGTGGAAGTGGCGCGTTGTGGAAGTGGTCGCGGAGAAAAGGGACTTCAAGGGTGCCATGGCCGAGCTAATGAAGGATCCAGAGATGAGGAAGCACGGCAAGGAGATCAGCAAGCTGATCCAGCGCCTGATAAAGGACAGGGCCTTTGAGATCAAGCGCATCAACGAGGAGAAAGCTTTGAGAGAAGCCAAGGACTTCATGGAGAAGGAGCTCGGGATCGAGATAATCATAAACCCCGAGGAAGACAAGGGAGGAAAGAAAAAGGCCGCGATGCCACTGAAGCCGGCGGTGTTTGTGGAGTGA
- a CDS encoding M24 family metallopeptidase, translating to MRLQKLVSLMNEKNFDGALISPGTNLYYLTGLRIHEAGERLTVLVVSADGDYRLLAPSLYENVVRNFPVAFWRDGENPYDKLAWILAELHLSNGRLLIEDTMRADWLMNVMRLGPFEFYPLSSLVRELRMMKDKGEIEMMGHAAKAADRVFEEILSWDLVGMRERELALKIELALRELSDGISFPPIVASGENAANPHHEPGERRLRKGDMVILDYGARWKGYCSDITRTIVLGRPNEKLVEIYEVVKEAQERAYRAVREGVEAKEVDRAAREVIEKAGYGEYFTHRTGHGLGLDVHEEPYIGPDGGTILENGMTFTIEPGIYVPGLGGVRIEDDVVVHDGRGKRLTRAERGLIQL from the coding sequence ATGCGCCTTCAAAAACTCGTATCCCTCATGAATGAAAAGAACTTTGACGGTGCTCTAATAAGCCCCGGGACGAACCTGTACTACCTCACGGGACTGAGGATACACGAGGCGGGTGAGAGGCTCACGGTTTTGGTCGTAAGCGCCGACGGCGATTACAGGCTCCTAGCTCCAAGCCTCTACGAGAACGTGGTCAGAAACTTCCCGGTTGCCTTCTGGCGCGACGGAGAGAACCCCTACGACAAGCTCGCCTGGATCCTGGCGGAGCTCCACCTTTCCAACGGCAGACTTCTGATAGAGGACACGATGCGCGCTGACTGGCTGATGAACGTCATGCGCCTCGGCCCCTTCGAGTTCTATCCCCTGAGCTCGCTCGTGAGGGAGCTCCGCATGATGAAGGATAAGGGCGAGATAGAGATGATGGGACATGCCGCCAAGGCCGCCGACAGGGTTTTCGAGGAGATTCTGAGCTGGGATTTGGTGGGAATGCGCGAGCGGGAGCTTGCCCTTAAGATAGAGCTGGCATTGAGAGAGCTCAGCGACGGGATCTCCTTCCCGCCGATAGTGGCGAGTGGAGAGAACGCGGCCAATCCCCACCACGAGCCCGGTGAGAGAAGGCTCAGAAAGGGGGACATGGTAATACTCGACTACGGAGCGAGGTGGAAAGGCTACTGCTCGGACATCACAAGGACAATAGTCCTCGGCAGGCCGAACGAGAAGCTCGTGGAGATTTACGAGGTCGTCAAGGAGGCGCAGGAGAGAGCCTACAGGGCCGTCCGTGAGGGAGTTGAGGCTAAAGAGGTGGACAGAGCGGCAAGAGAGGTCATAGAGAAGGCCGGCTACGGCGAGTACTTCACCCACCGGACGGGACACGGCCTCGGTTTGGACGTCCACGAGGAGCCCTACATCGGTCCCGATGGAGGAACTATCCTCGAAAACGGTATGACCTTCACCATAGAGCCAGGAATCTACGTCCCCGGCCTCGGAGGGGTTCGCATAGAGGACGACGTTGTTGTTCACGATGGAAGAGGAAAGAGGCTGACGAGGGCGGAGAGGGGGCTTATCCAGCTCTGA
- a CDS encoding polyprenyl synthetase family protein → MGKYDELFARVKETAKDVDRAIFELIPEKEPDKLYDAARHYPLAGGKRVRPFVVLRAAEAVGGDPEKALYPAAAVEFIHNYSLVHDDIMDMDELRRGRPTVHKLWGVNMAILAGDLLFSKAFEAVAKAEVSPEKKARILEVLVRTSNELCEGQALDIEFETREEVTVDEYLRMISGKTGALFDGSATIGAIVGTDNEEYIQALSKWGMNVGIAFQIWDDVLDLIADEEKLGKPVGSDIRKGKKTLIVGHFFDNATEEDKAEFLKVFGKYAGDAKGDALIHDEKVKEEVARAIELLRKYGSIDYAANYAKNLVKEANEALKVLPESEARKDLELLAKFLVEREF, encoded by the coding sequence ATGGGGAAGTACGATGAGCTGTTCGCAAGGGTTAAAGAGACCGCAAAGGACGTTGATAGGGCAATATTCGAGCTCATTCCTGAAAAAGAGCCGGACAAGCTCTACGATGCGGCTAGACACTATCCGCTTGCCGGGGGAAAGAGGGTTCGTCCCTTCGTGGTTCTCCGTGCTGCTGAGGCTGTCGGCGGCGATCCTGAGAAAGCACTGTATCCTGCGGCTGCCGTCGAGTTCATCCACAACTACTCACTGGTTCACGACGACATCATGGACATGGACGAGCTCAGGCGCGGAAGGCCCACGGTTCACAAGCTCTGGGGCGTCAACATGGCTATTCTTGCAGGCGACCTGCTGTTCTCCAAGGCCTTTGAGGCGGTAGCTAAAGCGGAGGTCAGTCCCGAGAAGAAAGCGAGGATTTTAGAAGTCCTCGTCCGGACTTCCAACGAGCTCTGCGAGGGCCAGGCCCTCGACATTGAGTTCGAGACGAGGGAGGAGGTCACAGTTGATGAATACCTCAGGATGATAAGCGGCAAGACGGGTGCGCTCTTCGACGGCTCTGCTACCATAGGGGCAATCGTTGGAACTGACAATGAAGAATACATCCAAGCCCTCTCGAAGTGGGGAATGAACGTGGGCATAGCCTTCCAGATATGGGACGACGTGCTCGATTTGATAGCCGACGAGGAGAAGCTCGGAAAACCCGTCGGTAGCGACATCAGGAAGGGCAAGAAGACGCTGATAGTGGGCCACTTCTTTGACAATGCAACCGAGGAGGATAAAGCCGAGTTCCTGAAGGTCTTCGGCAAGTACGCGGGCGATGCAAAAGGTGACGCGCTCATCCACGACGAGAAGGTCAAGGAGGAAGTTGCCAGGGCCATTGAGCTCCTCAGGAAGTACGGCAGTATAGACTACGCGGCAAACTACGCCAAGAACCTTGTGAAAGAGGCCAACGAGGCCCTGAAGGTTCTCCCGGAGAGCGAGGCGAGGAAAGATCTGGAGTTGCTCGCCAAGTTCCTCGTGGAGAGGGAGTTCTGA
- a CDS encoding 50S ribosomal protein L15e, with amino-acid sequence MGMYKYIREAWKSPKKSYVGELLKVRMIKWRREPVVVRIERPTRLDRARSLGYQAKQGYVMVRVRVRKGGRKRPRWKGGRKPSKMGQVKYSPKKSLQWIAEEKAARKFPNLEVLNSYWVGEDGMYRWFEVIMVDPHHPVIKADPKINWIAGKAHKGRVFRGLTSAGRKSRGLRNKGKGAEKVRPSIRANKGKGK; translated from the coding sequence ATGGGAATGTACAAGTACATTAGGGAAGCCTGGAAGAGCCCCAAGAAGAGCTACGTCGGGGAGCTTCTCAAGGTTAGGATGATAAAGTGGAGGAGAGAACCTGTAGTTGTTAGGATCGAGAGGCCGACCAGGCTGGACAGGGCTAGGAGCCTCGGCTACCAGGCCAAGCAGGGCTACGTCATGGTTAGGGTCAGAGTCAGGAAAGGCGGAAGGAAGAGGCCCAGGTGGAAGGGCGGAAGGAAGCCGAGCAAGATGGGTCAGGTCAAATACAGCCCGAAGAAGAGCCTTCAGTGGATAGCCGAGGAAAAGGCAGCAAGAAAGTTCCCGAACCTTGAGGTCCTCAACAGCTACTGGGTCGGCGAGGACGGGATGTACAGGTGGTTCGAGGTCATAATGGTCGACCCGCACCACCCGGTCATCAAGGCTGACCCCAAGATCAACTGGATAGCCGGAAAGGCTCACAAGGGAAGGGTCTTCAGAGGACTCACCAGCGCCGGCAGGAAGAGCCGCGGCCTGAGGAACAAGGGCAAAGGAGCTGAAAAGGTCAGGCCCAGCATAAGGGCCAACAAGGGCAAGGGCAAGTGA
- the fni gene encoding type 2 isopentenyl-diphosphate Delta-isomerase, translating to MEAFDKEELTIIRKFEHIEHCLKRNVQAHVSNGFEDIHFVHMSLPEIDKEEIDLSVEFLGRKFDYPIFIAGMTGGTRGSQLAGKINKTLAKAAQELNIPMGVGSQRAMIRKPETWESYYVRDVAPDVFLVGNLGAPQFAETMPGRYGIDEALKAVETIQADALAIHMNPLQESVQPEGDTQYRGVLKALAELKAAFPYPIIAKETGAGVSMEVAIRLESIGIDAIDVGGLGGTSWSAVEYYRAKDEMGRNLALRFWDWGIKTAISVAEVRYATNMPIIATGGMRDGITMAKALAMGATFAGVALPLLRPAVKGDVEGVIKVLQRYIEEIRNTMFLVGARNVEELRKVPLVVTGFTREWLEQRIDLPAYLRRR from the coding sequence ATGGAGGCTTTTGATAAGGAGGAACTCACGATCATCAGGAAGTTCGAGCACATCGAGCACTGCCTCAAGAGGAACGTTCAGGCGCATGTTTCCAACGGTTTTGAAGATATCCACTTCGTCCACATGAGCCTGCCGGAGATAGACAAGGAGGAAATAGACCTAAGCGTCGAGTTTCTCGGGAGGAAGTTCGACTACCCCATCTTCATAGCCGGAATGACCGGTGGAACGAGGGGCTCTCAGCTCGCGGGCAAGATAAACAAGACTTTAGCGAAGGCCGCCCAGGAGCTCAACATACCGATGGGAGTCGGCAGCCAGAGGGCAATGATAAGGAAGCCTGAAACCTGGGAGAGCTACTACGTTAGGGACGTCGCCCCCGATGTCTTCCTCGTCGGCAACCTTGGTGCTCCCCAATTCGCCGAGACGATGCCCGGAAGGTACGGGATTGATGAGGCCTTAAAGGCAGTTGAGACGATTCAGGCGGACGCTTTAGCGATACACATGAACCCGCTCCAGGAGAGCGTCCAGCCCGAAGGGGATACACAGTACAGGGGTGTCCTGAAAGCCCTTGCCGAGCTCAAGGCCGCGTTTCCCTATCCGATAATAGCGAAGGAAACCGGGGCCGGTGTTTCCATGGAGGTAGCTATAAGGCTTGAGAGCATCGGGATAGATGCCATCGATGTCGGCGGCCTTGGGGGGACGAGCTGGAGCGCCGTTGAGTACTACCGCGCCAAGGACGAGATGGGCAGAAACCTCGCCCTTCGCTTCTGGGACTGGGGGATTAAGACGGCCATAAGCGTCGCTGAGGTTCGCTACGCCACTAACATGCCAATTATAGCCACCGGCGGAATGCGCGATGGGATAACGATGGCTAAGGCCTTAGCCATGGGTGCAACCTTCGCGGGCGTTGCACTGCCCCTCCTCAGGCCGGCCGTGAAAGGTGACGTTGAGGGCGTTATCAAAGTCCTCCAGCGCTACATCGAAGAAATCAGAAACACGATGTTCCTCGTTGGGGCAAGGAACGTCGAGGAGCTGAGGAAGGTTCCGCTCGTGGTTACGGGCTTCACTAGGGAGTGGCTGGAGCAGAGGATCGACCTGCCGGCCTACCTCAGGAGGCGGTGA
- a CDS encoding class I SAM-dependent methyltransferase produces MPVDERTFEREVLSKIPPRNEPPLPPNWLHIEMLERFRVLQFAPIKEGMNVLEVGCGAHALTTVPLAYLVGETGRVVAVDRSRWRFFDEITTATGLKHRIIPLKVDARKLPFPFKAFDLAVLVHGIRSLKSEETMVNVISEMFRVAEKVFIAESLPVANNERQRAHLELYNLREEIFETLFGEKDDLHYPPLEKLVELVEKAGGKVIESGTFEPGLPHYLAYIPREYVERIKDEKKRAELLERWDRSYEKWKTGAEHPPVGWILAKKRGKAQNSLSTRNLASNSRSFLASLSGRTFRASLASFTRFLA; encoded by the coding sequence ATGCCTGTTGACGAGAGAACGTTTGAAAGAGAAGTTCTTTCAAAAATCCCGCCCCGGAACGAGCCGCCACTACCTCCCAACTGGCTCCATATAGAAATGCTCGAACGCTTTCGCGTCCTTCAATTCGCGCCCATCAAAGAGGGCATGAACGTCCTTGAGGTTGGGTGTGGAGCGCACGCGCTGACCACTGTCCCCCTCGCCTACCTCGTCGGCGAAACCGGCCGCGTCGTTGCAGTTGACCGCTCCCGCTGGCGCTTCTTCGATGAGATAACAACCGCAACGGGCCTGAAGCACAGAATAATTCCCCTCAAGGTGGACGCGAGAAAGTTACCTTTTCCGTTCAAAGCCTTCGACCTGGCCGTCCTCGTTCATGGAATCAGGAGCTTGAAGAGCGAGGAAACGATGGTTAATGTCATCTCTGAGATGTTCCGCGTTGCCGAAAAGGTCTTCATCGCGGAGAGTCTACCGGTGGCGAACAACGAGAGGCAGAGGGCGCACCTTGAGCTCTACAACCTGAGGGAAGAGATATTTGAGACCCTCTTCGGCGAGAAGGACGACCTGCACTATCCCCCACTGGAAAAGCTGGTTGAGCTCGTCGAAAAGGCAGGAGGAAAGGTAATCGAGAGCGGAACCTTCGAGCCGGGCCTGCCGCACTACTTAGCCTACATCCCACGGGAATACGTGGAGCGGATAAAAGACGAGAAAAAGCGCGCCGAACTCCTGGAGCGGTGGGATAGATCCTACGAGAAATGGAAAACTGGTGCGGAGCATCCACCTGTGGGATGGATTCTGGCAAAAAAGAGGGGTAAAGCTCAGAACTCCCTCTCCACGAGGAACTTGGCGAGCAACTCCAGATCTTTCCTCGCCTCGCTCTCCGGGAGAACCTTCAGGGCCTCGTTGGCCTCTTTCACAAGGTTCTTGGCGTAG